In the genome of Nymphaea colorata isolate Beijing-Zhang1983 chromosome 9, ASM883128v2, whole genome shotgun sequence, one region contains:
- the LOC116261478 gene encoding protein RETICULATA-RELATED 3, chloroplastic-like, with protein sequence MAQLRLSATPPHSLFPTATKTGYAAFRSIRFLDHPPLSFPTIATPDSRRTPVGFFRKPSPPVGFRNLSVARAADDDGAGTTMGGGGGGEGGRRRGGGGGGGGGSREEGKSDPDGGLLGVFLEGWRSRVRADPQFPFKVLMEELVGVSACVIGDMASRPDFGLNELDFVFSTLVVGSILNFVLMYLLAPTAAASPSSGLFASVFSGCPKSHMFEPGPYNLIQRSGTVIYKGVVFAAVGFVAGLVGTAISNTLIALRKQMDPAFDPQNKAPPTLLNALTWATHMGVSSNLRYQTLNGIEFLLARWLPSLAFRGSVVALRCANNVLGGASFVLLARLTGSQKVEQEKEKKGEVAVMVSDDDGIGEVQKGKED encoded by the coding sequence ATGGCTCAGCTCCGCCTCTCAGCCACCCCTCCTCATTCTCTCTTCCCGACTGCCACCAAGACCGGCTACGCCGCTTTCAGATCCATCAGATTCCTCGACCACCCTCCCTTGTCGTTTCCGACCATTGCTACCCCCGATTCCAGGCGGACTCCCGTTGGATTTTTCCGCAAACCGTCGCCTCCGGTGGGATTCCGGAACCTAAGTGTGGCCCGTGCCGCTGACGACGATGGTGCCGGGACCACTATGGGAGGTGGCGGagggggggaagggggaagaaggagaggcggaggaggtggaggtggcgGAGGTTCCCGGGAGGAGGGGAAATCAGACCCTGACGGGGGGCTTCTAGGGGTTTTCCTCGAAGGATGGCGATCAAGGGTTAGGGCAGACCCGCAGTTCCCCTTCAAGGTTCTTATGGAGGAGCTTGTCGGTGTATCTGCCTGCGTGATTGGGGACATGGCCTCTCGACCCGACTTCGGCCTGAACGAGCTCGATTTCGTCTTCAGCACCCTCGTTGTCGGATCGATCCTCAACTTCGTCCTCATGTACCTCCTCGCCCCGACGGCCGCCGCCTCTCCATCTTCTGGCCTCTTCGCCTCGGTTTTCTCCGGCTGCCCCAAGAGTCACATGTTCGAGCCCGGCCCTTACAACCTGATCCAGCGTTCGGGAACGGTCATCTACAAGGGGGTGGTGTTCGCGGCCGTTGGATTCGTAGCCGGGCTTGTCGGAACGGCGATCTCGAATACGTTGATCGCCCTGCGGAAGCAAATGGATCCCGCGTTCGACCCGCAGAACAAGGCGCCGCCTACCTTGCTAAACGCTCTCACCTGGGCAACCCATATGGGCGTAAGCAGCAACCTGAGGTACCAGACGCTCAATGGCATCGAATTCCTGCTAGCCAGGTGGTTGCCGTCATTGGCGTTCCGGGGGTCGGTGGTGGCGCTGAGGTGCGCCAACAACGTGCTTGGTGGGGCTTCCTTCGTACTCCTTGCGAGGCTTACAGGGTCACAGAAGGTGGAgcaagagaaggagaaaaagggggAGGTGGCGGTGATGGTGAGTGATGATGACGGTATTGGCGAGGTCCAGAAGGGTAAAGAAGACTAA